Part of the Imperialibacter roseus genome, GAGAGAAGGTAGTTGCCGGAGCAGGGTCAGTCAAGTCATCAGCAGGTACATAAACAGCCTGCACCGATGTGATAGAACCATTTTTTGTAGAAGTAATTCTCTCCTGCATGGCACCCATTTCGGTAGCCAGTGTAGGCTGGTAGCCTACCGCAGAAGGCATACGACCAAGAAGGGCAGACACCTCAGAACCAGCCTGAGTGAAACGGAAGATATTGTCGATAAAGAAAAGAATGTCTTTTCCTTTACCTGTTCCATCACCGTCACGGTAGTACTCAGCCAGGGTAAGGCCTGACAAAGCCACTCTTGCACGGGCCCCGGGAGGCTCGTTCATTTGGCCAAACACGAAGGTGGCCTTCGAGTCAAGTAATTTCTTTTTATCTACTTTGCTCAGGTCCCATCCACCTTTTTCCATCGAATGAAGGAAGTCGTCGCCATAGTTTACGATACCAGATTCAATCATTTCACGAAGAAGGTCATTTCCTTCACGTGTTCTTTCACCCACACCAGCAAATACTGAAAGACCAGCATAGGCCTTGGCGATGTTGTTGATCAATTCCTGGATCAATACGGTTTTGCCCACACCGGCACCGCCGAACAAACCAATTTTACCACCTTTTGAGTAAGGCTCGATAAGGTCGATTACTTTGATTCCTGTGAAAAGCACCTCGGTGGAAGTTGAAAGATCTTCGAACCTTGGGGCAGAACGGTGAATAGGAAGCCTGTTTTTGCCTTCAGGCTGGCTGATGCCGTCAATGGCTTCACCAACCACATTGAACAAACGGCCTTTGATGTCATCGCCGATGGGCATGGAAATAGGAGCGCCAGTATCGGTAACTACTATCCCTCTGCTCAAACCATCTGTACTGTCCATGGCAATAGTACGAACCCTGTCTTCGCCCAGGTGTTGCTGTACTTCCAGGATTACTACCTGGCCATTTTCTTTGGTAACCTTAAGGGCATCAAGGATTTCGGGCAGTTTGGAGCCTTCGCCTTCAAAACTAACGTCAACGACGGGTCCAATTACCTGGGTTATTCTTCCGGTGTTCGCCATTATTTTGTGAGTGTTATAAGAATTATGTCACTTTGAATTTCGAAGTGCAAAATTAAACCAATAATCCTTTAAAGCCAAGTTTGATTCCCATCTTGATTCCAAAGAATTTGAATTCTTTTCCGCTTATCTGTGAACCACTTAGAATAAGGCTTAGGGAGGCGATTCTATCCTTCCCGACTAAACTTTCAAAACGATGCGAAA contains:
- the atpD gene encoding F0F1 ATP synthase subunit beta produces the protein MANTGRITQVIGPVVDVSFEGEGSKLPEILDALKVTKENGQVVILEVQQHLGEDRVRTIAMDSTDGLSRGIVVTDTGAPISMPIGDDIKGRLFNVVGEAIDGISQPEGKNRLPIHRSAPRFEDLSTSTEVLFTGIKVIDLIEPYSKGGKIGLFGGAGVGKTVLIQELINNIAKAYAGLSVFAGVGERTREGNDLLREMIESGIVNYGDDFLHSMEKGGWDLSKVDKKKLLDSKATFVFGQMNEPPGARARVALSGLTLAEYYRDGDGTGKGKDILFFIDNIFRFTQAGSEVSALLGRMPSAVGYQPTLATEMGAMQERITSTKNGSITSVQAVYVPADDLTDPAPATTFSHLDATTVLSRKISELGIYPAVDPLDSTSRILSADIVGEEHYRCAQNVKEILQRYKELQDIIAILGMDELSDEDKLAVSRARRVQRFLSQPFHVAEQFTGIPGQLVDIKDTIKGFNMIMAGDVDHLPESAFNLKGTIEQAIEAGEKMLAEAAKA